From a region of the Streptomyces sp. NBC_00663 genome:
- a CDS encoding ParA family protein produces the protein MSMPATSSDRAKVVSKLPGWLRQNLKVRTAQLGIEIQTAVEQGIAAWCDLASATASVDTAGAESFSTFLPPGQWEGFRSTAEDRRVSLIQGLAQSVQLWLDTNPAPDVQRPDITRRIVVCNQKGGVGKTAITAGVGEALAEDSNRLFPVRVAKALASALRASDSEGDASVADTDPLDIEKLPGAGLRVLLVDFDPQCHLTNQLGAAPLAMNGDSLTNHMAGDPKGELKDLIVSVDEDHFGGRLHLLPACHDAFLLDVRLSAVRAREAALERALLPLEADYDVIIVDCPPSLGLSMDAAAYYGRRRDGEGPGQSGALIVVQAEDSSADAYDLLTNQIEDLRNDLALDIDYLGIVVNLYDGRRGYIATSSLQGWIDIKDPRVVGLINDLKEQKEAVRMKQPLLSYAPASQQAVAMRALAREIS, from the coding sequence ATGAGTATGCCAGCCACCTCAAGCGACCGGGCCAAGGTCGTCTCCAAGCTGCCGGGATGGCTCCGGCAGAACCTCAAAGTCAGAACCGCCCAACTCGGTATCGAGATTCAGACCGCCGTCGAGCAGGGCATCGCCGCCTGGTGTGACCTTGCCTCGGCCACAGCTTCGGTCGACACCGCAGGAGCCGAGTCCTTCTCCACCTTCCTGCCGCCAGGACAGTGGGAGGGATTCCGGAGCACCGCGGAGGACCGGCGCGTGTCCCTGATTCAGGGGCTCGCTCAGTCCGTTCAGCTCTGGCTCGACACCAACCCCGCCCCCGACGTGCAGCGTCCCGACATCACCCGTCGCATCGTTGTCTGCAACCAGAAGGGCGGCGTGGGCAAGACCGCCATCACGGCGGGCGTGGGGGAGGCCCTGGCCGAGGATTCCAACCGGCTCTTTCCCGTGCGCGTGGCCAAGGCTCTGGCCTCCGCGCTCCGAGCCAGTGACTCCGAGGGCGACGCAAGCGTCGCTGATACCGACCCGCTCGACATCGAGAAGCTCCCCGGAGCAGGCCTTCGTGTCCTCCTCGTGGACTTCGATCCGCAGTGCCACCTCACCAACCAACTGGGCGCGGCCCCGCTGGCGATGAACGGTGACAGCCTCACCAACCACATGGCCGGCGACCCCAAGGGTGAGCTGAAGGACCTGATCGTCTCCGTCGACGAGGATCATTTCGGAGGGCGGCTGCATCTGCTGCCCGCGTGCCATGACGCCTTCCTGCTGGACGTCCGTCTCTCAGCGGTGCGCGCCCGCGAGGCAGCTCTGGAGCGGGCGCTTCTGCCGCTCGAGGCCGATTACGACGTAATCATCGTGGACTGCCCGCCCAGCCTCGGCCTCAGCATGGACGCCGCCGCCTACTACGGGCGTCGGCGCGATGGCGAAGGGCCGGGCCAGTCCGGAGCCCTCATCGTCGTCCAGGCCGAGGACAGCTCCGCTGACGCCTATGACCTGCTCACCAACCAGATAGAGGATCTCCGTAACGACCTCGCCCTCGACATCGACTACTTGGGCATCGTCGTCAACCTCTACGACGGTCGGCGCGGCTACATCGCCACGTCGTCTCTCCAGGGATGGATCGACATAAAGGATCCGCGAGTTGTCGGCCTCATCAACGACCTCAAGGAACAGAAGGAAGCCGTCCGAATGAAGCAGCCTCTCCTGAGCTACGCGCCCGCCTCGCAGCAGGCCGTGGCCATGCGTGCACTGGCCCGGGAGATCTCATGA
- the msrA gene encoding peptide-methionine (S)-S-oxide reductase MsrA, translating to MSDAEERALLAGGCFWGMQELIRALPGVTHTRVGYSGDNDKPNATYRDHGKHAESIEITFDPTATDYRTILEYFFQIHDPSTSNRQGNDIGASYRSAIYYYDEEQRRIAQDTIADVDASGLWPGPVVTEVTPAGPFWEAEPEHQDYLQRYPNGYTCHFPRPNWRLPKRAEA from the coding sequence ATGAGCGACGCCGAGGAGAGGGCGCTGCTGGCGGGCGGCTGCTTCTGGGGCATGCAGGAGCTGATCCGGGCCCTGCCCGGCGTGACCCACACACGCGTGGGCTACAGCGGCGACAACGACAAGCCCAACGCCACCTACCGCGACCACGGAAAGCACGCGGAGTCGATCGAGATCACCTTCGATCCCACGGCCACCGACTACCGCACGATCCTGGAGTACTTCTTCCAGATCCACGACCCGAGCACGAGCAACCGCCAGGGCAACGACATCGGCGCCAGCTACCGCTCCGCCATCTACTACTACGACGAGGAGCAGCGCCGCATCGCGCAGGACACCATCGCCGATGTCGACGCCTCCGGACTGTGGCCGGGACCGGTGGTGACCGAGGTGACGCCGGCCGGCCCGTTCTGGGAAGCCGAACCGGAGCACCAGGACTACCTCCAGCGCTACCCGAACGGCTACACCTGCCACTTCCCGCGCCCGAACTGGCGCCTGCCCAAGCGCGCCGAGGCCTGA
- a CDS encoding enolase C-terminal domain-like protein, whose protein sequence is MTSRNQPTVTAFAVYPVAGRDSMELNLSGAHGPYFTRNVVVLTDSEGRTGLGEVPGGEKITRTLRDAESLVVGAPVGDYKRVLREIGERFGDRDSGGRGLQTFDLRTTVHAVTAVESALLDLLGQHLDVPVAALLGDGQQRESVRVLGYLFYVGDPDRTDLEYVREPDADVEWYRIRREEALTPEAIVRQAEATYEHYGFRDFKLKGGVLDGAEEVEAVRQLKKRFPEARITLDPNGAWSLREAVELCRPLVGTLAYAEDPCGAEDGYSGREILAEFRRATGLPTATNMIATDWRQLTHALALQSVYIPLADPHFWTMQGSVRVAQLCNSMGLTWGCHSNNHFDISLAMVAHCGAAAPGEYNALDTHWIWQEGMERLTVAPPRIVDGEIAIPRAPGLGVELDRDRLLAAHELYREKALGARDDAIGMRYLVPGWTFDNKRPCLVR, encoded by the coding sequence CGGACTCCGAGGGCCGCACGGGGCTCGGTGAGGTGCCGGGCGGGGAGAAGATCACGCGGACGCTGCGGGACGCCGAGTCGCTGGTCGTGGGCGCGCCGGTGGGCGACTACAAGCGGGTTCTGCGGGAGATCGGGGAGCGGTTCGGCGACCGCGACTCCGGCGGCCGTGGTTTGCAGACCTTTGATCTGCGGACGACTGTCCACGCGGTCACGGCCGTCGAGTCCGCCCTGCTCGACCTTCTGGGCCAGCATCTCGACGTTCCGGTCGCGGCCCTGCTCGGTGACGGGCAGCAGCGGGAGTCCGTACGGGTTCTCGGTTATCTCTTCTACGTCGGCGATCCCGACCGCACGGATCTGGAGTACGTCCGTGAGCCCGACGCGGACGTGGAGTGGTACCGGATCCGGCGCGAGGAGGCGCTCACGCCCGAGGCGATCGTGCGGCAGGCGGAGGCGACGTACGAGCACTACGGCTTCCGGGACTTCAAGCTGAAGGGCGGGGTGCTGGACGGGGCGGAGGAGGTCGAGGCGGTACGGCAGCTGAAGAAGCGTTTCCCTGAGGCGCGCATCACCCTGGACCCCAACGGGGCGTGGTCGCTGCGCGAGGCGGTCGAGTTGTGCCGGCCGCTGGTGGGCACGCTCGCCTATGCCGAGGATCCGTGCGGTGCGGAGGACGGCTACTCGGGGCGCGAGATCCTCGCGGAGTTCCGCCGGGCGACCGGGCTGCCCACGGCGACGAACATGATTGCCACGGACTGGCGGCAGTTGACCCATGCCCTGGCGCTGCAATCGGTGTACATCCCGCTGGCCGACCCGCACTTCTGGACCATGCAGGGCTCGGTGCGGGTGGCTCAGTTGTGCAACTCGATGGGTCTGACGTGGGGTTGTCATTCCAACAACCACTTCGACATCAGCCTGGCGATGGTCGCGCACTGCGGTGCGGCGGCGCCCGGTGAGTACAACGCCCTCGACACGCATTGGATCTGGCAGGAGGGGATGGAGCGGCTCACCGTCGCCCCGCCGCGCATCGTCGACGGGGAGATCGCGATTCCTCGGGCTCCGGGGCTTGGCGTCGAGCTCGATCGGGACCGTCTGCTGGCCGCCCATGAGCTGTACCGCGAGAAGGCTCTGGGGGCCCGGGACGATGCGATCGGCATGCGCTATCTCGTGCCCGGCTGGACCTTCGACAACAAGCGGCCGTGTCTGGTGCGTTGA
- a CDS encoding ParB/RepB/Spo0J family partition protein, with amino-acid sequence MSKADQLGAGRFGGGGRPVSARRAAIGAATGVPTDGVAPPSRLPVTRISPNPENPRTTLGDLSELASSLKEHGQKQAITVMNRDAYIKANPARADDLEPDTTHVVVDGSSRLAAAREAGLTHLSVMVDDEQGSDGDAILESALVANIHRADLDPLDEARALQRLLAIHGSQVKLAKRLRKSQGWVSQRLALLNLSPELQAVVGEEPVELLRSVAKESHDRQEAALQELKAERARKDAERRVPAAPSVVESSEESAPAVPVPSQAVRGQDAAKEASASAKVLDAEPTPAAAEVVDLLAQEDPNQQADPAGDSREVERPGGERDQAKADPGTARRLPYDDGAFIAMHLIQKMSDTEFDKMLDILNEHQSQRVGAHA; translated from the coding sequence ATGAGCAAGGCCGACCAGCTGGGGGCCGGACGCTTTGGGGGAGGGGGACGGCCTGTCAGCGCCCGCCGGGCTGCCATCGGTGCCGCCACCGGCGTACCTACCGACGGGGTGGCTCCCCCCTCACGGCTCCCGGTCACCCGTATCAGCCCCAACCCGGAAAACCCACGGACCACCCTCGGGGATCTGAGCGAACTCGCAAGCAGCCTGAAGGAGCACGGGCAGAAGCAGGCCATCACGGTCATGAACCGGGATGCCTACATCAAGGCCAACCCGGCGCGTGCGGACGACCTCGAGCCCGACACCACCCATGTCGTCGTGGACGGCAGCAGCCGGCTGGCGGCCGCCCGCGAGGCCGGGCTCACCCATCTCAGTGTCATGGTCGACGATGAGCAGGGGAGTGACGGTGACGCCATCCTCGAATCTGCGCTGGTGGCCAACATCCATCGCGCCGACCTCGACCCGCTGGACGAGGCCCGCGCTCTGCAACGGCTGCTCGCCATCCATGGCTCGCAGGTGAAGCTCGCCAAGCGGCTGCGCAAATCCCAGGGGTGGGTGTCCCAGCGCCTAGCTCTGCTCAATCTCAGCCCGGAACTCCAGGCAGTGGTGGGGGAGGAGCCCGTCGAACTCCTGCGTTCCGTTGCCAAGGAATCGCACGATCGACAGGAGGCCGCCCTCCAGGAGCTCAAGGCTGAACGCGCCCGCAAGGATGCTGAGCGACGAGTGCCTGCCGCGCCCTCGGTCGTTGAGTCGTCGGAGGAGAGTGCTCCTGCCGTCCCCGTGCCGTCCCAGGCGGTCCGCGGTCAGGATGCTGCCAAGGAGGCCTCGGCCTCGGCCAAGGTCCTTGACGCCGAGCCAACGCCTGCGGCTGCCGAGGTAGTTGATCTCCTGGCGCAGGAGGATCCGAATCAACAGGCGGACCCCGCAGGTGACTCGCGCGAGGTGGAGCGTCCGGGCGGAGAGAGGGACCAGGCCAAAGCCGATCCGGGGACAGCCCGCCGGCTTCCTTACGACGACGGCGCGTTCATCGCCATGCACCTCATCCAGAAGATGAGCGACACCGAGTTCGACAAGATGTTGGACAT
- a CDS encoding DUF6009 family protein, whose translation MSSLLTESDLIHEAEVVWLENAERLDYVRQALDKTRRRNTKPPYARDGRMVGYALLDDDATPDPDSGLYKRRVFFLLPHDRDSLPEGLYREGAPGEAVDPRTIAPKKPGAKTPRSQSGSVAVASST comes from the coding sequence ATGAGTTCGCTGTTGACCGAGAGCGACCTCATCCACGAGGCCGAGGTGGTGTGGCTGGAGAACGCCGAACGGCTCGACTACGTGCGCCAGGCGCTGGACAAGACCAGGCGGCGCAACACCAAGCCGCCGTACGCCCGCGACGGACGCATGGTGGGCTACGCGCTCCTGGACGACGACGCCACCCCTGACCCTGACAGCGGTCTGTACAAGCGGCGGGTGTTCTTCCTGCTTCCTCACGACCGGGACAGCCTTCCCGAAGGCCTCTACCGCGAGGGCGCCCCGGGGGAGGCCGTCGACCCGCGCACGATCGCCCCGAAGAAGCCGGGAGCGAAGACCCCCCGTTCCCAGTCGGGTTCGGTGGCCGTGGCTTCGTCCACCTGA
- a CDS encoding bifunctional DNA primase/polymerase — protein sequence MPRVGENRQSAASAAPAAPRAVARWCAAQGWPVHPLSPGRKTPVGNCPACSASSGSRHEPTSCPCHLEGRPCHGFHAATTDPELIDRWWTDTPSAGVGVACGPAALVVIDIDAHQAPLADRAHLLPGIPIPDQVQLDGLAAGFDTLALLAAYRGEADPAQDESTLRVRTPSGGLHVWYRNPEPSIRYRCSTGSGRNTALAWQVDVRAEGGYIVAPGTWTPKGIYRAEGTVRHPAVLPQWLSNELRRTGHVIEKQTPTAPTAANAVPGPVPSGPAGGVPVPPARGPQRTAAAHQVMDPLIALVAECAAAREGTGFTEKLNRAAYTAGGLVGAGHFEHAVIRDRLLRVAHYARPWQQSRNEKIVDDALAVGSVRPLHLKGRP from the coding sequence GTGCCGCGCGTAGGGGAGAACCGGCAGAGCGCAGCCAGCGCCGCACCTGCGGCACCGCGAGCCGTCGCGCGATGGTGCGCCGCGCAAGGCTGGCCGGTGCACCCGCTGTCCCCCGGGCGCAAGACCCCTGTGGGCAACTGCCCTGCCTGCTCGGCGAGCTCAGGAAGCCGGCACGAGCCGACCTCCTGCCCCTGCCACCTCGAAGGCCGCCCTTGCCATGGCTTCCACGCGGCAACGACCGACCCTGAGCTCATCGACCGATGGTGGACCGACACCCCTTCCGCCGGGGTCGGCGTCGCCTGTGGCCCTGCCGCTCTCGTCGTGATCGACATCGACGCCCATCAGGCGCCGCTCGCGGACCGGGCGCACCTCCTCCCCGGTATCCCCATCCCCGACCAGGTCCAACTCGACGGTCTGGCCGCAGGCTTCGATACCTTGGCGCTGCTCGCGGCCTATCGGGGAGAGGCGGATCCGGCTCAGGACGAGAGCACATTGCGGGTACGCACGCCTTCCGGCGGCCTGCACGTCTGGTACCGGAACCCCGAACCCTCCATCCGCTACCGGTGTTCCACCGGGTCCGGCCGAAATACCGCGCTGGCCTGGCAAGTCGACGTCCGAGCAGAGGGCGGCTACATCGTGGCGCCCGGCACCTGGACGCCGAAGGGCATCTACCGTGCGGAGGGGACCGTCCGGCATCCGGCCGTACTGCCGCAGTGGCTCAGCAACGAGCTCCGCCGTACCGGACATGTCATCGAGAAGCAGACGCCGACCGCGCCGACCGCGGCCAATGCGGTCCCCGGCCCGGTGCCCAGTGGGCCGGCCGGTGGAGTGCCCGTCCCCCCAGCCCGTGGTCCCCAGCGCACAGCCGCCGCCCATCAGGTCATGGATCCCCTGATCGCCCTGGTCGCTGAGTGTGCTGCTGCCCGGGAGGGGACCGGTTTCACGGAGAAGCTCAACCGGGCGGCCTACACGGCCGGTGGTCTGGTCGGAGCAGGACACTTTGAGCACGCCGTAATACGTGACCGACTTCTCCGTGTCGCCCACTACGCCCGCCCTTGGCAGCAGTCCCGAAATGAAAAGATCGTTGACGACGCCCTTGCCGTAGGGTCCGTCCGCCCGCTTCACCTCAAAGGACGTCCATGA
- a CDS encoding DNA primase family protein, whose translation MSSSAEGSPRFDPQAAAQQMLDLQSAEPAPGPARLPAQSVTGIDASAAVPAPAGEGASVPLPSSVPLPSSPPMPAPASAPTLPSATLPPSAPFPPSLSDRGNARLFVQLHRDQFRHVEGLGWFAWDGYRWKRGGGEKAALWAAGEMAEDLSVTDPRGVFSDRELAQHKRRTLSTTGLKALLTQAKASPDISVDPDRLDGDPYALCTPAGVVDLHNGLLRKPDPSRDFHSRATSVAPLTMETPRWHRFLADTFGDDDEGREMIDFLHLLLGYSITGDVGAQVLPFLHGEGKNGKSVLLDIMIQILGDYADAAPPGFLMDRGAFSEHSTELTELHGRRLIVCSELKPNDKFDEARVRLLTGGDKIKARRMRQDYFSFTPTHHLWLLGNHRPEVSTGGYAFWRRIRLLPFTRTVPAHRRIDNLAFELVRDEGPGILQWLIEGAQRYLRTRDPLEGPDRVRIATTAYATTEDHIGRFLTECCTRDCDARRDLRVEQGLLYAEYSSWCNAGEGIRPATPRVFANRVRQEVGVTSPTDMIKSNGRKYYPGIALLEQA comes from the coding sequence ATGAGCAGCAGTGCCGAAGGCTCGCCGCGCTTTGACCCGCAGGCCGCCGCACAGCAGATGCTCGACCTCCAGTCCGCGGAACCGGCCCCCGGCCCCGCCCGCTTGCCCGCGCAGAGCGTCACTGGCATCGACGCCTCCGCCGCCGTACCCGCGCCAGCCGGCGAAGGTGCTTCAGTCCCCCTGCCCTCTTCAGTCCCCCTACCCTCTTCGCCCCCTATGCCGGCCCCGGCCTCGGCCCCCACGCTCCCTTCGGCAACACTGCCGCCCTCGGCCCCGTTCCCACCCTCGCTCTCCGACCGAGGCAACGCCCGTCTCTTTGTGCAGCTGCACCGCGATCAGTTCCGCCATGTGGAGGGACTGGGCTGGTTCGCATGGGACGGCTACCGGTGGAAGCGCGGGGGAGGGGAAAAGGCCGCACTGTGGGCCGCGGGGGAGATGGCAGAGGACTTGTCGGTCACCGATCCGAGAGGCGTCTTCAGCGACCGCGAGCTGGCCCAGCACAAGCGGCGCACCCTCTCCACGACAGGCCTCAAAGCCCTGCTGACGCAGGCAAAGGCATCCCCGGACATCTCCGTGGACCCCGACCGGCTCGACGGAGATCCGTACGCCCTGTGCACCCCGGCCGGAGTGGTCGACCTGCACAACGGGCTTCTGCGTAAGCCGGATCCCTCCCGCGACTTCCACTCCCGTGCCACCAGCGTCGCCCCGCTGACCATGGAGACGCCCCGCTGGCACCGCTTCCTCGCCGACACCTTCGGGGACGACGACGAGGGCCGGGAGATGATCGACTTCCTGCACCTGCTGCTGGGGTACTCCATCACCGGCGACGTGGGCGCCCAGGTGCTGCCCTTCCTTCACGGTGAGGGCAAGAACGGCAAGTCCGTTCTCCTCGACATCATGATCCAGATCCTCGGTGACTACGCCGATGCTGCTCCGCCCGGCTTCCTGATGGACAGGGGAGCGTTCTCGGAGCACTCCACGGAGCTGACGGAACTGCACGGGCGCCGCCTGATCGTGTGCAGCGAGCTGAAGCCGAACGACAAGTTCGACGAGGCTCGAGTCCGCCTCCTCACGGGCGGCGACAAGATCAAGGCCCGCCGGATGCGGCAGGACTACTTCTCGTTCACCCCGACCCACCACCTGTGGCTGCTGGGCAACCACCGCCCGGAGGTCTCCACCGGAGGCTACGCGTTCTGGAGGCGTATTCGCCTGCTGCCCTTCACCCGGACCGTCCCCGCGCACCGCAGGATCGACAACCTCGCCTTCGAACTCGTCCGCGACGAGGGGCCGGGAATCCTACAGTGGCTGATCGAGGGCGCACAGCGGTATCTGCGCACCAGGGACCCGCTGGAGGGCCCCGACCGGGTCCGGATCGCCACCACGGCCTACGCCACCACCGAGGACCACATCGGCCGTTTCCTCACCGAATGCTGCACGCGGGACTGCGATGCGAGAAGGGACCTGCGCGTGGAACAGGGGCTCCTCTACGCGGAGTACAGCTCCTGGTGCAACGCCGGCGAGGGGATCCGGCCCGCGACACCACGGGTCTTCGCGAACCGCGTCCGCCAGGAGGTGGGCGTGACCTCGCCGACCGACATGATCAAGTCCAATGGCCGCAAGTACTACCCGGGCATCGCACTGCTGGAGCAGGCATGA
- a CDS encoding prephenate dehydratase: MTTAAYQGEPGSNSATAARALYPDSAELPCTGFEQALDAVTLGTADVAVIPVDNSAAGRVADVHHLLPESGLYIVAEYFLAIRFDLMGVPGATLDQVECVRSHVHALGQCRKILREGGWRTLVSDDTAGAAREVAELGDPRHAALAPPAAAELYGLDVLRAEVEDDPDNTTRFVVLSRDAVFAPHTGEPTMTSLFFSVRNIPSALYKALGGFASSGVNLTKIESYQIGAGLNASRFYVEIEGHPDDERIALALHELRFFSTEVRILGVYPAHPHRSQS, translated from the coding sequence GTGACGACCGCCGCATATCAGGGTGAACCCGGATCCAACTCGGCGACCGCCGCACGCGCCCTCTACCCTGACAGCGCCGAACTGCCCTGCACCGGCTTCGAGCAGGCACTGGACGCCGTGACCCTGGGCACCGCCGACGTCGCCGTGATCCCCGTCGACAACTCCGCGGCCGGACGCGTCGCCGACGTGCACCACCTGCTGCCCGAGTCGGGTCTCTACATCGTCGCCGAGTACTTCCTCGCCATCCGCTTCGACCTGATGGGCGTGCCCGGCGCGACCCTGGACCAGGTGGAGTGCGTACGCAGTCACGTGCACGCACTCGGACAGTGCCGCAAGATCCTGCGAGAGGGCGGCTGGCGCACCCTCGTCAGCGACGACACCGCCGGCGCCGCCCGCGAGGTGGCCGAGCTCGGTGACCCGCGGCACGCGGCGCTCGCCCCGCCGGCCGCGGCCGAGCTCTACGGTCTCGATGTACTGCGCGCCGAGGTCGAGGACGACCCGGACAACACCACCCGCTTCGTCGTGCTCTCCCGGGACGCCGTCTTCGCCCCGCACACCGGGGAGCCGACGATGACGAGTCTGTTCTTCAGCGTCCGCAACATCCCGAGCGCCCTCTACAAGGCGCTCGGCGGGTTCGCCAGCAGCGGCGTCAACCTCACCAAGATCGAGAGCTACCAGATCGGCGCCGGACTCAACGCCAGCCGCTTCTACGTCGAGATCGAGGGCCACCCCGACGACGAGCGCATCGCCCTCGCCCTGCACGAACTGCGCTTCTTCTCCACCGAGGTCCGCATCCTCGGCGTATACCCGGCGCATCCGCACCGCTCGCAGAGCTGA